One genomic segment of Gemmatimonadota bacterium includes these proteins:
- the fbp gene encoding class 1 fructose-bisphosphatase has translation MVKNTSTSVVTIERFIIEQERMHPHATGALSGILQDLALSAKMIASKVRLAGLVDVLGEHGTDNVQGEAQKKLDVISNEIIVKALDHGGRLCAMASEEEEGIIPIPDQFKKGNYVLLFDPLDGSSNIDVNVPVGTIFSVLRRVTKGHGAGTTEDMLQPGLKQVAAGYVIYGSSTMMVYTTGQGAHGFTLDPSIGEFLLSHPDIRTPAHGRYLSVNEAYEQHWDDNVRALIRRYRGMDGKRDAMNVRYVGSLVADFHRNLLGGGLFAYPANAKAKTGKLRLLYECNPLAWICEQAGGAAIDGQRRILDVQPTELHQRSPYYIGSKADVEIAREMLAPR, from the coding sequence GTGGTCAAGAACACCAGCACGTCGGTCGTCACGATCGAGCGGTTCATCATCGAGCAGGAGCGGATGCACCCGCACGCCACCGGCGCGCTGTCGGGCATCCTCCAGGACCTCGCGCTGTCGGCCAAGATGATCGCCAGCAAGGTGCGCCTCGCGGGCCTCGTGGACGTCCTCGGCGAGCACGGCACCGACAACGTGCAGGGCGAGGCGCAGAAGAAGCTCGACGTGATCTCCAACGAGATCATCGTGAAGGCGTTGGACCACGGCGGCCGCCTCTGCGCGATGGCCTCGGAGGAGGAGGAGGGGATCATCCCGATCCCCGACCAGTTCAAGAAGGGCAACTACGTGCTGCTCTTCGATCCGCTCGACGGGTCATCCAACATCGACGTGAACGTCCCCGTCGGCACGATCTTCTCGGTCCTGCGTCGCGTGACCAAGGGGCACGGCGCCGGCACCACCGAGGACATGCTCCAGCCGGGCCTCAAGCAGGTGGCCGCCGGGTACGTGATCTACGGATCGAGCACCATGATGGTCTACACGACGGGGCAGGGCGCGCACGGCTTCACGCTCGATCCGTCGATCGGCGAGTTCCTCCTCTCGCATCCCGACATCCGCACGCCGGCGCACGGCCGCTACCTCTCCGTGAACGAGGCGTACGAGCAGCATTGGGACGACAACGTGCGCGCGCTCATCCGGCGCTATCGCGGCATGGATGGCAAACGGGATGCGATGAACGTGCGCTACGTCGGGTCGCTCGTCGCCGACTTCCACCGCAACCTCCTCGGTGGCGGGCTCTTCGCGTATCCGGCCAACGCGAAGGCGAAGACCGGCAAGCTACGGCTCCTCTACGAGTGCAATCCGCTCGCGTGGATCTGCGAGCAGGCCGGCGGCGCGGCGATCGACGGCCAGCGCCGCATCCTCGATGTGCAGCCGACCGAGCTCCACCAGCGGTCCCCGTACTACATCGGCTCCAAGGCGGACGTGGAGATCGCGCGCGAGATGCTCGCGCCGCGCTGA
- a CDS encoding DNA internalization-related competence protein ComEC/Rec2, whose protein sequence is MPLILTAAIAWVFGAMAGLAELPLARVSLVGATFVLVALWRGRALMPAALVLLALSAAELGRALAAADAACAARAVQGGPWVASLRAAAAPGAFVPAELRRIDGLAPCRVRVAVAVRSGEAPAGSDVRITRAEPSMSDRGLLLREARIERLRGPGALARWRSRVAATLDRRFGPDAPIVRSLLIADARGLDPALRDRYADAGLVHLLSISGLHVAIVGGALLLLFSALRLRATAAAAAAVAVSALYVIAIGAPPPAVRSVTLFAATQASKAIQRPVSPWGTFALGALLPLTDLRTVLDLGWQLSVSGYAAVLVAARVGRRLPESWEGWRGTLARELIAGALTTLVTAPLVAWHFGRLSLVAPLSNLAAGPIVSLLQPALFLVMVLPDALGAAFVVDAARPLLRAMDAVASLAASLPGAALPVAPTAVAAAIAGVVAIAVLVAGWSRHPARPALIALSGVAVLAWRPDGIALPWHGGVELHLIDVGQGDAIALRSPRGRWVLVDAGRSWSSGDAGRATVVPYLRRRGGALALLVLTHPHADHIGGAASVLRALAPPELRESAYVEGSVGYRELLATAAAMGTRWQRARPGESVDIDGLVVEFLAPDSAWTASLNDPNEASTVVRARYGAVRFLLTGDAEAGEERWLLDHGGNLSAEVLKVGHHGSSTSTTPEFLAAVRPRIALVPVGTANTYGHPSPDVMQRLLDAGATVLRTDQLGTVILRTDGATLEAEAGGVRWRVARPLPDIR, encoded by the coding sequence ATGCCGCTGATCCTCACTGCAGCGATCGCCTGGGTGTTCGGGGCCATGGCCGGCCTCGCGGAGCTCCCGCTCGCGCGCGTGTCGCTCGTCGGCGCGACCTTCGTCCTGGTCGCGCTCTGGCGAGGCCGGGCGCTCATGCCCGCCGCGTTGGTGCTGCTGGCCCTCTCGGCAGCCGAACTCGGCCGTGCGCTCGCTGCCGCTGATGCCGCCTGCGCCGCGCGCGCCGTGCAGGGCGGCCCTTGGGTCGCGTCGCTCCGCGCCGCGGCCGCACCGGGGGCCTTCGTGCCTGCTGAGCTGCGCCGGATCGACGGGCTCGCGCCCTGCCGGGTGCGCGTCGCCGTCGCGGTGCGCAGCGGTGAGGCGCCCGCAGGGAGCGACGTGCGCATCACGCGCGCGGAGCCGAGCATGAGCGATCGCGGGCTGCTCCTGCGCGAGGCGCGGATCGAACGCTTGCGCGGCCCCGGTGCGCTCGCCCGCTGGCGGTCCCGCGTCGCCGCGACGCTCGACCGACGCTTCGGCCCCGACGCGCCGATCGTGCGCTCCCTGCTCATCGCCGACGCGCGTGGCCTCGATCCGGCCCTCCGGGACCGGTACGCCGATGCGGGGCTCGTGCACCTCCTCTCCATCTCCGGACTGCACGTCGCGATCGTCGGGGGCGCGCTGCTGCTGCTCTTCTCGGCGTTGCGCCTGCGGGCGACCGCGGCCGCCGCCGCGGCGGTGGCGGTCAGCGCACTGTATGTCATCGCGATCGGTGCGCCGCCGCCCGCCGTGCGCAGCGTGACGCTCTTCGCGGCGACGCAGGCGAGCAAGGCCATCCAGCGTCCCGTCTCGCCGTGGGGGACCTTCGCGCTCGGCGCCCTGCTGCCGCTCACCGATCTCCGCACCGTGCTCGACCTCGGTTGGCAACTGTCCGTGAGTGGCTATGCGGCCGTGCTCGTCGCCGCACGCGTGGGGAGACGGCTCCCCGAGTCCTGGGAGGGATGGCGCGGCACGCTCGCCCGCGAGCTCATCGCCGGCGCGTTGACCACGCTCGTGACCGCACCGCTGGTGGCCTGGCACTTCGGCCGACTCAGCCTGGTCGCGCCGCTGAGCAACCTCGCGGCCGGACCCATCGTGTCCCTGCTGCAACCCGCGCTCTTCCTGGTCATGGTCCTTCCCGACGCCCTCGGCGCCGCGTTCGTCGTCGACGCGGCGCGGCCGCTGCTCCGCGCGATGGATGCCGTCGCGTCGCTCGCCGCGAGCCTGCCAGGCGCCGCGCTCCCCGTCGCGCCCACCGCGGTCGCGGCGGCGATCGCGGGCGTCGTCGCGATCGCTGTGCTGGTCGCCGGGTGGAGCCGCCATCCCGCGCGTCCGGCGCTGATCGCGCTCAGCGGCGTCGCGGTGCTCGCCTGGCGCCCCGATGGCATCGCATTGCCGTGGCACGGCGGCGTCGAACTGCACCTGATCGACGTCGGCCAGGGCGATGCGATCGCCCTGCGCTCCCCGCGCGGTCGATGGGTGCTCGTCGATGCCGGGCGCAGCTGGTCGTCCGGCGATGCGGGGCGCGCGACCGTCGTGCCGTATCTCCGTCGTCGCGGCGGAGCGCTCGCACTGCTCGTGCTCACGCACCCGCACGCGGATCACATCGGTGGCGCAGCGAGCGTGCTGCGTGCGCTCGCGCCACCCGAGCTGCGGGAGTCCGCGTACGTCGAGGGGAGCGTCGGCTACCGCGAGCTGCTCGCGACCGCCGCGGCGATGGGCACGCGCTGGCAGCGGGCCCGCCCGGGCGAATCCGTGGACATCGATGGCCTCGTGGTCGAGTTCCTCGCGCCGGATTCGGCGTGGACCGCCTCGCTGAATGACCCGAATGAGGCGAGCACGGTGGTGCGCGCGCGCTACGGGGCGGTGCGTTTCCTCCTCACCGGGGACGCCGAGGCAGGGGAGGAGCGCTGGCTGCTCGATCATGGCGGGAATCTCAGCGCCGAGGTACTCAAGGTCGGGCACCATGGGTCGTCCACGAGCACCACGCCCGAGTTCCTCGCGGCGGTACGGCCGCGCATCGCGCTCGTGCCGGTCGGGACCGCGAACACCTACGGACATCCCAGTCCGGACGTCATGCAGCGCCTGCTCGACGCCGGCGCGACCGTCCTCCGCACGGACCAGCTCGGGACGGTGATCCTGCGCACTGACGGCGCCACGCTCGAGGCCGAGGCGGGCGGCGTGCGCTGGCGCGTGGCACGGCCATTGCCCGACATACGGTAG
- the mazG gene encoding nucleoside triphosphate pyrophosphohydrolase yields MQDKATLEDALAIMRDLRARDAWDKAQTHESLRPYLNEEMHELDDALREGDDAATCSELGDVLLQVLFHAVIAEERGAFGPEQVAGSLVGKMTRRHPWLYGTDTERTPWEQMKAKSRRSLAEGLPSGLPALHRAHRLQERAAGVGFDWPDVEGPMQKVAEELGEVREQITQDGAVFDTHGVPSLDSRHAKLEEELGDLLFAVVNLCRKAGTHPALALDRANAKFQRRFEAVEAIAEARGIDVRTAGLEALDRIWDEVKAEEPR; encoded by the coding sequence ATGCAAGACAAAGCCACGCTTGAAGATGCCCTCGCGATCATGCGCGACCTCCGGGCGCGCGACGCATGGGACAAGGCGCAAACGCATGAGTCGCTGCGCCCCTACCTCAACGAGGAGATGCACGAGCTCGACGACGCGCTCCGCGAAGGCGACGATGCGGCGACGTGCAGCGAACTGGGTGACGTCCTGTTGCAGGTGCTCTTCCACGCGGTGATCGCCGAGGAACGCGGGGCGTTCGGCCCGGAGCAGGTCGCGGGATCGCTCGTCGGGAAGATGACACGGCGGCATCCCTGGCTCTACGGCACCGACACCGAGCGCACGCCGTGGGAGCAGATGAAGGCCAAGTCGCGCCGGTCACTCGCCGAGGGGCTCCCGAGCGGGCTCCCCGCCCTGCATCGCGCGCATCGCCTGCAGGAGCGCGCGGCGGGGGTGGGCTTCGACTGGCCCGACGTCGAGGGGCCGATGCAGAAGGTCGCCGAGGAACTCGGCGAGGTGCGCGAGCAGATCACGCAGGACGGCGCGGTGTTCGACACGCATGGCGTGCCGAGCCTGGACTCGCGTCACGCGAAGCTGGAGGAGGAGCTCGGCGACCTGCTCTTCGCGGTGGTGAACCTCTGCCGCAAGGCGGGGACGCACCCGGCGCTCGCGCTCGACCGGGCGAATGCGAAGTTCCAGCGACGGTTCGAAGCGGTGGAGGCGATCGCCGAGGCGCGGGGGATCGACGTGCGGACGGCGGGGCTCGAGGCGCTCGACCGGATCTGGGACGAGGTCAAGGCCGAAGAGCCGCGCTGA
- the miaB gene encoding tRNA (N6-isopentenyl adenosine(37)-C2)-methylthiotransferase MiaB: MPSVYIETYGCQMNVSDSELMYGKLAAEGYTTQDTPHGADVVLVNTCAIRENAEQRVIGRLGELRRDLKAGAVLGVTGCMAQRLGPRLLETDTRVQLVVGPDAYRMLPALIENAKKGERFTATDFDLEEHYEDFTARRFEGVKAWIPVQRGCDYRCTYCIVPTTRGPERSRKLADVVRETGEVVAQGITEVVLLGQTVNSYHDGTHDFADLLRAVGAVPGIRRVRYTSPHPNDFSDRVIAAMAETPAVCEHVHLPMQSGSTSTLKRMLRRYSREEYLDAVARLRAAIPGLALTTDIIVGFPGETDAEFEDTLSLCREVRFDDAFTFKFSAREGTPATRMPVEWTIPEAVVDARYEALVATIRGISREKNMGRLGERMEVLVEKEARKGELLQARSRDFKTVLVPGEPALIGRYLTVELTGTTGATFTGTPVQERAPLPMAG, translated from the coding sequence ATGCCTTCGGTATACATCGAGACCTACGGCTGCCAGATGAACGTGAGCGACTCCGAGCTCATGTACGGCAAGCTCGCCGCCGAGGGCTACACGACCCAGGACACCCCGCACGGCGCCGACGTCGTGCTGGTGAACACCTGCGCCATCCGCGAGAACGCGGAGCAGCGCGTGATCGGCCGGCTGGGTGAGCTTCGCCGCGACCTCAAGGCGGGCGCCGTGCTCGGCGTCACCGGTTGCATGGCCCAGCGCCTCGGTCCTCGGCTCCTCGAGACGGATACCCGTGTGCAGCTGGTCGTCGGTCCCGACGCGTATCGCATGCTCCCCGCGCTGATCGAGAACGCGAAGAAGGGGGAGCGGTTCACCGCGACCGACTTCGACCTCGAGGAGCACTACGAGGATTTCACCGCGCGCCGCTTCGAGGGCGTGAAGGCGTGGATCCCCGTGCAGCGCGGCTGCGACTACCGCTGCACCTACTGCATCGTCCCCACGACCCGCGGCCCCGAGCGCAGTCGCAAGCTCGCCGACGTCGTCCGCGAGACGGGCGAGGTCGTGGCGCAGGGCATCACCGAGGTCGTGCTGCTGGGCCAGACCGTCAACTCGTATCACGACGGCACGCACGACTTCGCCGACCTGCTGCGCGCGGTGGGCGCCGTGCCCGGCATCCGGCGCGTCCGCTACACGAGCCCGCACCCGAACGACTTCTCCGACCGCGTGATCGCCGCGATGGCCGAGACGCCCGCGGTCTGCGAGCATGTGCACCTGCCGATGCAGAGCGGCTCCACGTCGACGCTCAAGCGCATGCTGCGCCGCTACTCGCGCGAGGAGTATCTCGACGCGGTCGCACGGCTCCGCGCGGCGATCCCCGGGCTCGCGCTCACCACCGACATCATCGTCGGTTTCCCCGGCGAGACCGATGCGGAGTTCGAGGACACGCTCTCGCTCTGTCGCGAGGTGCGCTTCGACGACGCCTTCACGTTCAAGTTCTCCGCGCGCGAGGGGACGCCCGCCACGCGCATGCCGGTCGAGTGGACCATCCCCGAGGCGGTCGTCGATGCCCGCTACGAGGCCCTCGTCGCGACCATCCGCGGCATCTCGCGCGAGAAGAACATGGGTCGCCTCGGCGAGCGCATGGAGGTGCTCGTGGAGAAGGAGGCGCGGAAGGGTGAGCTCCTGCAGGCGCGCTCGCGCGACTTCAAGACGGTCCTCGTGCCGGGCGAACCCGCACTGATCGGCCGCTACCTGACCGTCGAGCTCACGGGGACCACGGGCGCGACGTTCACGGGAACGCCCGTCCAGGAGCGCGCGCCGTTGCCGATGGCGGGATAG
- a CDS encoding phosphopentomutase, with translation MANRAIILVLDGVGIGEAPDTAAYGDAGSHTLGNVAKAVGGLALPHLRHAGLGNIAPLKGMAPVDHPTAAFGLMEPKSAGKDSTTGHWEIAGVHLAQPFPTYPQGFPTEIVAEFSRRTGRPVIGNVVGSGTAIIETYADEHVRTGAWILYTSADSVFQIAAHEGTIPLDELYAGCQTAREMLVAPHDVSRVIARPFVGVPGAWKRTANRKDISIQPPAETLLDALAAAGIPRSGVGKVDDLFARRGLEGGHTRDNPEGIARILDWLRTGPDGLLFANLVDFDQQYGHRNDVPGFYQALCEFDLALPDLTAALRQEDLLFITADHGNDPTTPSTDHARECVPVLAFGARVRPVALGRRGTFSDLGATVAEWLGVGFRGRGTSFLRTIVA, from the coding sequence ATGGCGAATCGCGCGATCATCCTCGTCCTCGACGGCGTCGGCATCGGCGAGGCGCCGGATACCGCAGCCTACGGCGATGCCGGCTCGCACACCCTCGGGAACGTGGCGAAGGCGGTCGGCGGGCTCGCCCTGCCGCACCTGCGTCACGCGGGACTCGGAAACATCGCGCCGCTCAAGGGCATGGCGCCGGTCGATCATCCCACCGCCGCCTTCGGCCTCATGGAGCCCAAGTCGGCGGGGAAGGACTCCACGACGGGGCACTGGGAGATCGCGGGGGTGCACCTCGCGCAGCCGTTCCCGACCTACCCTCAGGGATTCCCGACCGAGATCGTGGCCGAGTTCTCGAGGCGGACCGGTCGCCCGGTGATCGGGAACGTCGTGGGAAGCGGCACCGCCATCATCGAGACCTATGCGGACGAGCACGTGCGCACGGGCGCCTGGATCCTCTACACGAGTGCCGATTCGGTCTTCCAGATCGCGGCGCACGAGGGGACGATCCCGCTCGACGAGCTCTACGCCGGGTGCCAGACGGCGCGGGAGATGCTCGTCGCCCCGCACGACGTGAGCCGCGTGATCGCCCGGCCGTTCGTTGGGGTGCCCGGCGCGTGGAAGCGGACGGCCAACCGCAAGGACATCTCGATCCAGCCGCCGGCCGAGACCCTCCTCGACGCGCTGGCGGCTGCGGGGATCCCGCGGTCCGGGGTGGGGAAGGTGGACGACCTCTTCGCCCGGCGGGGCCTCGAAGGAGGCCACACCCGGGACAATCCGGAGGGCATCGCGAGGATCCTCGACTGGCTCCGGACGGGTCCGGATGGGTTGTTGTTCGCCAACCTTGTAGATTTCGACCAACAGTACGGGCACCGGAACGACGTTCCGGGGTTCTATCAGGCATTGTGCGAGTTCGACCTCGCGCTGCCCGACCTCACTGCCGCCCTCCGCCAGGAAGACCTGTTGTTCATCACCGCCGACCACGGCAACGACCCGACCACGCCCTCGACCGACCACGCCCGCGAGTGCGTGCCGGTGCTGGCGTTCGGCGCGCGCGTGCGTCCGGTCGCGCTCGGGCGGCGCGGGACCTTCTCTGATCTCGGGGCGACCGTCGCCGAGTGGCTCGGCGTGGGTTTCCGGGGGCGCGGCACCTCGTTCCTGCGGACGATCGTCGCGTGA
- the alr gene encoding alanine racemase yields MRDARAWVEVDLGALLRNARALAAHARVPLLPMVKADAYGLGAVPVVRALETLDPFGYGVSSIAEGEELRAAGITRPILLFTPVAPSDLARLRAARLTPTLGEASIISAWAASGGGAWHLAVDTGMHRAGVEHDAIDAALAAAVVCAPEGIFTHLHSSEMDDGSMEAQETRFRAVLARLAARPRLVHVENSGGIVRRSPSAWDLVRPGVFLYGVGSGPKAALQPEPVASLRARILEVRTLARGETVSYGATWRAERVTKLATVACGYADGLRRHLGNRAHALVRGRPAPIAGVVTMDMTMLDITDSGGEVGDVATFLGRDGDALLTAEQVAAAGGLSPYELLVGLKLRLPRFHTES; encoded by the coding sequence GTGCGGGACGCGCGCGCTTGGGTCGAGGTCGACCTTGGCGCGCTGCTGCGCAATGCGCGCGCGCTCGCAGCGCACGCCCGCGTTCCGCTCTTGCCGATGGTGAAGGCCGACGCGTACGGGCTGGGGGCGGTGCCGGTGGTCCGCGCGCTCGAGACGCTCGATCCCTTCGGCTACGGCGTCTCGTCGATCGCGGAGGGCGAGGAGTTGCGCGCGGCGGGCATCACGCGGCCGATCCTGCTCTTCACACCTGTGGCGCCGAGCGATCTCGCTCGGTTGCGCGCGGCACGCCTCACCCCCACGCTCGGCGAGGCATCGATCATCAGCGCCTGGGCCGCGAGCGGTGGCGGTGCCTGGCACCTCGCGGTCGACACGGGGATGCATCGTGCCGGCGTGGAGCATGATGCCATCGATGCGGCGCTCGCGGCGGCGGTCGTCTGCGCGCCCGAGGGCATCTTCACGCACCTGCACTCGTCGGAGATGGACGACGGCTCCATGGAGGCGCAGGAGACGCGGTTCCGCGCCGTCCTCGCGCGGCTCGCTGCGCGCCCGAGACTGGTGCACGTGGAGAACAGCGGCGGGATCGTCCGCCGCTCGCCGAGCGCGTGGGACCTCGTACGCCCGGGCGTCTTCCTCTATGGCGTCGGGAGCGGCCCCAAGGCCGCGCTGCAGCCCGAGCCGGTCGCCTCGCTACGCGCCCGGATCCTCGAGGTCCGCACGCTCGCGCGCGGCGAGACGGTCTCGTACGGAGCAACCTGGCGCGCCGAACGCGTGACCAAGCTCGCGACGGTCGCCTGCGGCTACGCGGACGGCCTCCGCCGGCATCTGGGCAATCGCGCGCACGCCCTGGTGCGCGGCCGACCCGCGCCGATCGCGGGGGTGGTCACCATGGACATGACGATGCTCGACATCACCGACAGCGGGGGCGAGGTGGGCGACGTCGCGACGTTCCTCGGGCGGGACGGCGACGCGCTCCTCACGGCCGAACAGGTCGCGGCGGCGGGTGGGCTCTCTCCGTACGAGCTGCTGGTCGGCCTGAAGCTGCGCCTCCCGCGCTTCCACACGGAGTCCTGA
- a CDS encoding MiaB/RimO family radical SAM methylthiotransferase codes for MRVLLRTFGCRANHYDAEQVRDLLTRSGAQVVDESPEVAVLTSCAVTADAEADLRQAVRRLAREHPSMRVIVTGCAAARSGEQISALPNVTAVIPGADVAATAAAVGLPHTTVAHATNARAARQSTARATLRVQDGCDEHCTFCATTLARGAHRSRPVAALVEEAEALSAHHAEIVLTGVHVGSWGAEDGRTLGSLVRALVDGTRAVRFRLASVEATEIDAELAELLRDGGDRVCPYVHAPLQSGSDAVLRRMGRHWYTASTYARAIERLTRDRAVFGLGADVMTGFPGETDADHAATMELVRALPFTHLHVFPYSPRPGTPAARLGAEVPASVARARAAAVRALAAEKARAYATSRIGGAADLVVVSPPASLPHPVSRRSPASLPHPALRKCLTEDYLEVHAETLASRGTRFTTRLSEPMLFPPLPALRTK; via the coding sequence GTGAGGGTCCTGCTGCGCACCTTCGGGTGCCGCGCCAACCACTACGATGCGGAACAGGTGCGCGACCTGCTCACGCGCTCGGGCGCGCAGGTGGTCGACGAGTCGCCGGAGGTCGCGGTGCTCACGTCCTGCGCCGTCACCGCCGACGCCGAGGCGGACCTGCGGCAGGCCGTGCGGCGGCTCGCGCGCGAACACCCTTCCATGCGCGTGATCGTGACCGGCTGTGCCGCCGCGCGATCGGGCGAACAGATCTCCGCGCTGCCGAATGTGACCGCGGTGATCCCCGGCGCCGACGTCGCCGCCACCGCGGCGGCCGTCGGACTCCCGCACACGACGGTCGCCCACGCGACGAACGCGCGCGCCGCGCGACAGTCGACGGCGCGCGCCACGCTGCGGGTGCAAGACGGCTGCGACGAGCACTGCACCTTCTGCGCGACCACGCTCGCGCGCGGGGCGCACCGCTCCCGCCCGGTCGCTGCGCTCGTCGAGGAGGCCGAAGCGCTCAGCGCGCATCATGCGGAGATCGTGCTCACCGGCGTGCACGTCGGCTCTTGGGGCGCGGAAGACGGGCGCACGCTCGGCAGCCTCGTGCGCGCGCTCGTCGACGGCACGCGCGCGGTCCGCTTCCGGCTCGCGAGCGTGGAGGCGACCGAGATCGACGCCGAGCTTGCCGAGCTGCTCCGCGACGGTGGTGACCGAGTCTGTCCGTACGTGCACGCGCCGTTGCAGTCGGGCAGCGATGCGGTCCTGCGGCGGATGGGCCGGCACTGGTACACGGCCTCGACCTACGCCCGGGCGATCGAGCGCCTCACGCGCGACCGCGCCGTCTTCGGTCTCGGGGCCGACGTGATGACCGGCTTCCCCGGCGAGACCGACGCCGACCACGCGGCGACGATGGAGCTGGTGCGCGCGCTGCCGTTCACGCATCTCCATGTCTTCCCATACTCGCCGCGCCCGGGCACGCCGGCCGCGCGCCTCGGCGCGGAGGTCCCCGCCTCGGTCGCCCGCGCCCGCGCCGCGGCGGTCCGAGCGCTGGCCGCCGAGAAGGCGCGCGCGTACGCCACCTCCCGCATCGGCGGTGCGGCCGACCTCGTCGTCGTCTCGCCCCCCGCATCCCTCCCGCATCCCGTATCTCGCAGGTCCCCCGCATCCCTCCCGCATCCCGCACTTCGGAAGTGCCTGACCGAGGACTATCTTGAGGTCCACGCCGAGACCCTCGCCTCCCGGGGCACCCGCTTCACCACCCGGCTGAGCGAACCGATGCTGTTCCCGCCGCTCCCCGCCCTCCGCACCAAGTGA
- a CDS encoding response regulator, which produces MTATTPAHAADTAALVLVADDVEANVELLRDQLAGLGVRVIHAADGPSTLVACAEAHPDLCILDVSMPPGDLGVDARETGFEVCRRLKRDPRTSRIPVIFVSALNDASDRLKAIEAGGDDFLLKPHNRHVLGARVRSLLKLKGATDALEESLKRLRELQKARDDLMRMIVHDLKTPLTSMLATLEMLRDGDFGPIEDRPARALSDVEGKAEDLLGLIQDLLDVSKVEEQSLALAPEPIAPAALLAEMLFDWELRFRQEQTTARTEVADDAPIFLADKALVKRVLANLVQNAITHSPVPVTLTLGARRDPAGIVLSVTDDGPGIPEEYQGLVFQKFEQVRTPNAPRVRSSGLGLAFCRVAVEAHGGRIWVRSAEGQGSTFHLLLPLEPQERAARALRTGEYPAVGSA; this is translated from the coding sequence GTGACCGCGACCACGCCAGCTCACGCCGCGGACACCGCCGCCCTGGTGCTGGTCGCCGACGACGTCGAGGCCAACGTCGAACTCCTTCGCGACCAGCTCGCCGGGCTCGGCGTTCGCGTGATCCACGCCGCCGACGGCCCGTCGACGCTCGTCGCCTGCGCCGAGGCGCATCCGGACCTGTGCATCCTCGATGTCTCCATGCCGCCCGGTGACCTCGGCGTCGATGCGCGCGAGACCGGATTCGAGGTCTGCCGCCGCCTCAAACGCGACCCGCGCACCTCGCGCATCCCGGTGATCTTCGTCTCGGCGCTCAACGACGCGAGCGACCGGCTGAAGGCCATCGAGGCCGGCGGCGACGACTTCCTCCTCAAGCCGCACAACCGCCACGTCCTCGGCGCGCGCGTCCGCTCGCTCCTCAAGCTCAAGGGCGCGACCGATGCGCTCGAGGAGAGCCTCAAGCGCCTGCGCGAACTGCAGAAGGCGCGCGACGACCTCATGCGGATGATCGTGCACGACCTCAAGACGCCGCTCACGAGCATGCTCGCGACGCTCGAGATGCTCCGCGATGGCGACTTCGGCCCCATCGAGGACCGGCCCGCGCGCGCCCTCTCCGACGTGGAAGGGAAGGCCGAGGACCTGCTGGGCCTCATCCAAGACCTGCTCGACGTCAGCAAGGTGGAGGAACAGTCGCTCGCGCTCGCGCCGGAGCCCATCGCGCCGGCGGCGCTCCTCGCCGAGATGCTCTTCGACTGGGAACTGCGCTTCCGCCAGGAGCAGACGACCGCGCGCACCGAGGTCGCCGACGACGCCCCGATCTTCCTCGCCGACAAGGCCCTCGTGAAGCGCGTGCTCGCGAACCTCGTGCAGAACGCGATCACGCACAGTCCCGTGCCGGTGACGCTCACGCTCGGCGCGCGCCGCGACCCGGCGGGGATCGTGCTCTCCGTCACCGACGACGGACCAGGCATCCCCGAGGAGTATCAGGGCCTCGTCTTCCAGAAGTTCGAGCAGGTGCGGACCCCGAACGCGCCGCGCGTGCGCAGCTCGGGGCTCGGCCTCGCGTTCTGCCGTGTCGCGGTCGAGGCGCACGGCGGCCGCATCTGGGTGCGCAGCGCCGAGGGGCAGGGGAGCACGTTCCATCTCCTGCTCCCGCTCGAACCGCAGGAGCGCGCGGCGCGCGCGCTCCGCACGGGCGAGTATCCGGCGGTGGGGAGCGCGTGA
- the cdd gene encoding cytidine deaminase, whose translation MMHQAYAPYSHFKVGAALLATDGTIIGGCNVENASYPAGTCAERCALGAAVASGHQRFMAVVVCTAAAEPTPPCGICRQALAEFGLQLEVVSCTASGAEARWTLDELLPFPFTPSQLQTR comes from the coding sequence ATGATGCACCAGGCGTACGCGCCGTATTCGCACTTCAAGGTGGGCGCGGCGCTGCTCGCCACCGATGGCACGATCATCGGCGGCTGCAACGTCGAGAACGCGTCGTACCCGGCGGGCACCTGCGCCGAGCGATGCGCGCTCGGCGCCGCGGTCGCGTCGGGGCATCAGCGGTTCATGGCGGTGGTGGTGTGCACCGCCGCGGCGGAGCCGACGCCGCCCTGTGGGATCTGCCGGCAGGCGCTGGCAGAGTTCGGCCTCCAGCTCGAGGTGGTGAGTTGCACCGCCTCGGGCGCTGAAGCGCGCTGGACGCTCGACGAGCTCCTGCCGTTTCCCTTCACGCCCTCCCAGCTCCAGACCCGATGA